From Clostridium cylindrosporum DSM 605:
AATCAAATGTATTAGAAAAGATTAAACCAGAGGTTAAGAGTGAAAGTAATATAGTAAAGAGAGCTAAACTTAAGTGGAGTAGGTATGTAGTAGCAGCGTCTATATTCCTTGTAGCAATACTTGGAGTATTTATAGGAGGAGAGGTTTCAAAGGCACGTATAAGTCATAAGGATAATAGTACGTGGGAGTATGGAATGGATATTGATAGAGATGCCCTTAGAAAGTATTCAACCTCTCTTAATAAAGTAGTTACAGATAAGGGGATAAATATAAATATAAAAAATATATTAGTAGATGGAACTGCTATATGGATAAATTACGAAGTAAGTTCAGATAAATTTAACTTTAGTCATGATAAATGGCAGAGTGAAGGTTTTGAATTTCCAGAACTTGAAGTTAAAGTGAATGGAGTAAGTATAGGGCCTGGAGGTCTAGGTGCAGATTTAATAGATAAACACACATTAAATATTATGCAGGAATTGGAAGTGAAAAATATAGAGGTAAATGGTGAGTTAAGTGTAGATTTTAGTACTAAAGAAGTTATGGGAGTAAAGGGTAACTGGAGTACTAGTTTTAAAGTAGATGCTAAGGATATACTTGCTGAAACTAAGGAGTATAAAGTAGGGAAGATTTTTTATATAGATAAAAGTATAGTTATGATTAAATCTTTAGCTATAAGTCCAATTCAAACAACTATATACTATAACGCTATTGGTATTAGAAATGAAAGGGTGGACCTTATAGTGAAAAATGAAAATGGACTTGAACTTACACCCTTAGGATCAGGATATTCAGGAAAGTTTTTTAGAGGAAGTGGAGAAGTAAAGTTTTCAAGTGGCCATATTAAAGGAGATACGTTAATATTAACTCCCCAAATTCATATTCTTACTAAAAATGGTATGGAAACAAAGTTAAATGAAAGAAAAGTGATAAAGGTTAACATTAGTAAATAGATAAAAGGAGTATGTTTATGAGTAGTAAACATACTCCTTTTATTGCAGTGACAATTAATCTCCATATAAATTTTATGAATTTTATTATT
This genomic window contains:
- a CDS encoding DUF4179 domain-containing protein, which codes for MKDKREYSDNYIYDILDNLDLNEIPVEKESEAQECNINSIKSNVLEKIKPEVKSESNIVKRAKLKWSRYVVAASIFLVAILGVFIGGEVSKARISHKDNSTWEYGMDIDRDALRKYSTSLNKVVTDKGININIKNILVDGTAIWINYEVSSDKFNFSHDKWQSEGFEFPELEVKVNGVSIGPGGLGADLIDKHTLNIMQELEVKNIEVNGELSVDFSTKEVMGVKGNWSTSFKVDAKDILAETKEYKVGKIFYIDKSIVMIKSLAISPIQTTIYYNAIGIRNERVDLIVKNENGLELTPLGSGYSGKFFRGSGEVKFSSGHIKGDTLILTPQIHILTKNGMETKLNERKVIKVNISK